TCATTCGGCCGCGGGCGGCAGACCAGAACGATGGACGAAGCGAGGGCGTTGGTGCCGTTCGCAACTGGCCGGTTTGATAATTCGCTCCGCATCGGCCAGGTACCGGTAATGACAAACCCGGCCTTTAGCAATCCCTCCAGCATTGTCTCCCAGCCCGTCGACGCCGTGCTGCCGTGGGTTTCGGCGCCTTCATCGCCAGCTTCGGTATCAGCCTGCTTAAAGGCATAATAGACCGTCAGCGGGTAGTCCGGGTGGGCCATTTGCCGCATCGTGGCAAAGGCCGCACCTAGCCCATGCTCAAAAAACGCCTTGGCCTTGTCCTTATCGCCGCCAAACCGGTAAGGAGTAGCCACCAGTTCCGGCGCTTTGGGAACCAGCACGGTGCTGAAAATATCAGGATATATGCCGTGCAGCGCCCGCCGCAGCCAAACATAGAAAAAATCGGACAAATCGGCATAACCGATATTGTCGTAGTAGGGCGGGTCGGTGGAAATGATGGCCGAAAAACCAAAATTAGGTTCCGTTGCGTCAAGTTGGTATACTTTTCCTAGAATTCTACTTCCTAATTGATGTATAACCTTCCATACCCAATCAACACAAGCAGTCCAATTGCCTGTTGAGGTACTAAATGGACAACATTCCGCGTAATCCCAAACCATTGGAATTGCCTGTCTACCAAAAGTATTCCTCATTTTTTCGCCGGAAGTATGCCAACTACACATGCTAGACCAGTAATCCGCTCCCTTATCCACCGCCAGCGCCAGATATGTCGCCACGGCGTCGGCATAAGCCGCCGCACCGGCGCCGCCGTCGTTAAGGCGTGTACCGTCATCAGCCATCCCTGCCGCTACCGCGTCCTGATAAACCTGCTCCCGTGCCGCCGCCACCAGGTCGCTGAAGGTGGTTAGCGCGACCAGCTGGCGGGGAGTGAAGAGGTCTTTATGTTTCGTCATTCCGTACTGCTGAACTCTAAAACCTAATGCTTTTTCCGGCAAGTCAGTGTCAGGAACGTTTTGCGGCCGCGCCGCCAGGGCCGTCTGTACATGCTCCTCGTCCGGCCCGACATATACCCGCCCGTTACGGCCTTCCGCCACGATCGCCATCAGGCGAACGCCCATCCGTCCGGCCTGGCCTTCGCCGCGGATATAGTCAAAGGCCACCGGCGTGCCGCAGCATATACATTTAGCCCCGCGACGACTCACCGTCCCTTCCGGCGGCTTGCCTTTCCCCGTCTTTACGACAAACCGCACCTGTTTTACCGCGCCGTCCACCACCGGCTCGACCCACGCCTCTTTGCCTTTTTTTGTTGATAACCAAAACTTGCTTGCCAGCGGCATTTCCCAGCCGCAGGCCGGGTTGGGGCACCGCACGGTGCGCGCCCATAGCCAGGCGATGACGGTGGCCTCCCCGCCGCCATGCTCGGGCGGCAGTTTCACCTTGGGGTATAAATGGCCGATGCGCTTGGCGGCCTCACGGCGCATCCATTCGCCATAGTAGCGCACGTCGGCGGCCAGACCGGCCGCCCCTTGCCACCCCTGGCCGGCGCCGATTTGCCGCCGCGCCTCGGGGTTGACGGGCGCTCGCCCCGCGAACCGGGGCGGGATTTCAATAAGCGCTTTGGTGATCAGCACCGCCACCGGATTTAAGTCGCTGGCGTACGCCGCCAGGCCCAACCGCTGGGCCTCGAGGGGGATGGAACCGCCGCCGCAGAAGGGGTCGTACACCGGCGGCGGATTGTTGTTGGTAGCCTTCATGATCTCTTTACGGGCTTTCGCCAGCACTTCTTCGTTATTCGTGTTCTCCCACTTGACCAGTTCTTCGATTATGCCAAATAACCGTTTCCGCTCCTTTTCCTGGTCGGCTTCGGTGGGGAACCTGTCCGGATGGCTGGACGGGTCGTCCACTAGCGTGGCAAACAGCACTGCCCGGCAGGTTGCCAAGGGCTTGCGTGACCACCACAGGTGCAGGGTGGATGGGTGGCCGTGGCGGATAGACTTTTCCCGGGCCGACGCCTGGTTAATAGCATCCAGCGGCAGGGCCACTTCGATGAGCTTCTTTTTGTAGGACATATGATACGCTCCTGTTTTTAAGTGTTAGTGTAAAATTACTGTAGGATTTTTGAGGAAGAAAAAAGAAGAAGACATCACCATCCTTCGACGGGATGAGTAATCCAAAAAGATTACCCAGGGGTGATGTCTTCATGTCAGTAATTATTCGATATATCAAAGAAATTATCCTTTCGAAGTTGGAAGAAGACGAGAAAGAATTTGAGCGTTTATTGTATGAGATGGATTTTCAGAATTTTGAGCGGCTGTTACAAAATAAACTACATGACGTAGGGCGCACAATCATCAAGGCGGTTTTAGAAAAAATGGACCAACTGATCAAACAAGATAAGACGCTTCGTCCTGGCTGGGTAGTTTGCCGAAAAGATGACGTTAAAGAAGTAGTAACCTGTTTTGGGACTGTAAGCTATGCCAGAACCTACTACCGACATAAGGAAACAGGGCAATACGCATATTTAGTTGATGAACAAGCAGGTTACGCGCCGCATATGCGATTAGACCCAACGGTCAAGGCAAAACTGATCGAGCATGCAGCCGAAATGTCTTACCGCAAAAGCGCCGAAAAAGTAGGAGCGGCATGTGGCGGGGTAGCATTAAGCGGGCAGACAGTCTTGCGGGCAGTTCGCGAATTCAAAGAGCCCGAGATGCCGGTACAAGAGCGTAAAGCAGTGCCAAGACTCTACATAGAAGCAGATGAAGACCATGTAGCCTGCCAGCATGGGCGGGCGTTGGAATCCCGGCTGGTTTATATACATGAGGGCTGGGAAGAAAAAGACGGAAGACGGTCACTAAAAAATCCGGTATATCTAAGCGGTATGGATAAAGAAGCAGATGAATTTTGGGAAAAAGTATGGGACGAAGTAAACAAGCGCTATGACCTTGATCGTATCGAAAAGATCTATGTAATAGGTGATGGTGCAGCATGGATTAAGTGTGCTCAGCTTGTTTTTCCGAAGGCAGAATTTATTTCAGATAAGTTCCACTTAATGAAGTACATTCGGCGAGCGTTAGGCGGTAACAAAGAACTCAACAAGACACTAATGGGAGCATTGCGGTTTGGCAACTTTGAAAAAGCACAAGAAGTCATTGAAAAGCTACTAAAAAGGGCGCCAACGGCAAGTCGGAAACAGGCAATTATACAATCCTGGAGCTACATTCGAAGCAACTGGGAAGGGATAACCAGAACATATAGTCACAAAGAGATAAAATGCAGTGCAGAAGGGCATATCAGTCATGTATTATCGGCGCGCATGAGCAGCCGGCCGATGGGGTGGAGCCGAGAAGGCGCCAAGCATATGGCATACATACGCGTATGTCAGGCAAATGGTCAGTCAGTAGCCGAGGAATATCTAAGACAACAACAAGTAAATTACAAAATTGAGATAATGACAACAAGCCCGGCAGAAACTGTAGAAGTTGAACGGCAAAAGAAAACAAAAGCAACCTGTGAAACACATGACAATATTCCTGTATTAAAGGGGCCGAAAAACTTCTTATATAAGGCCTTGCGGGAGCTTTCGCTTGCCTATGCTTAATATTATGTTAACTCATCCGCGATGGTATGTCTTCTAAAAAATCCTACAATGTCTTGACACTATCTTTTAAGTTATTTCTTTTGACAAATTGCCGAAAAATATTTTATAATAGAAGTGCGGAGCTGAACCGCCGCACTGGCGGTGTAGGTTCTGCCAAACGCCCGCTCGTAGCGGGTTTTATTTTTTTATACTCATATTCGTTTTATGCCCATCTGCAGCGGATCGTCAGCCGCTGCTTCTTTTATGGTCATAGGCTTAATATGAAGGAATAATCTATCAGCATTAAACTTTTTATAAGACCCTTTCGGGTTCTCCTGCCGATAAAGAGCATGAACAATCATATCCGCAGCCTGGATAAGAAAACTGTGATGCGACTGCCGTTCAAAGGGGTCTTCAATTATCCGGTCTAACCGGTTATTGTACCATTCGCCAAATTTGCTGCTAGTAGGATTATATTGCCGTAACCGTCTTTGAATTTTTCGCAAGTGAATTTCGTTACCCTCATCAGTAATTACCATGCCGTAAGCATTGGCATCTTGCTTTAGCATATACGTCTGAAATCTTTCCAGTAAACAGCGCCACGCTGTATCATACCACTTTTCCTGTTTCAGAGTTGTATTGACTTTGTCTAAGAATACCGGATTAACCCCTTAATTTTGGAGTCCTGTCTTAAAATGCTCATAAAATCACAGGATTGCTTTTTCTTACGCTTTCGCATATGCGAGTGTAGCCCATGCTTGTCATATGTCAAGGCACGCTTCGCTCTGCTAATGGCAGGCCTTGACATTATGACTGCGCACATGCTTTTACGGTCATCAGCGAAAGCTTATTAGACCTTAACTGTAAACAGGCTTTCTCCAGTTGCTGCAACCAAGCCGTTAAACCTAGCTGGTGACATATATCGCAAACTGCTATGGAGACGCCGATTGGTGTAAAAGTCAATGTATTCTGCTACTACTTTAACAGCTTCCTGATAGCTTTCAAACTCATGCCGCGACAGGCATTCATCTTCAAGTAAACGGTGGAAAGCCTCAATATGGGCATTCATATTGGGTGTCTTGGGTGGTATGCGCTCATGTTCGATACTTAGAGCGGCACACGCTTCTTCAAATGCGTGGCACGTAAATTGCGGTCCATTATCAGTCCGAACAACTGGACGCACATCCGTTTGCAGCAATTTGCGCCTGAATAGTGCTCGTTTGAGCAAGCTTGCAGCGTGTACACCTTCACATGTCAGACCAATATAGTAGTCTATGATCATTCGATCATAGATGTCGATTACGCACATTACGAAGAAAAAGCGGTCTTCGCCAGCAATATAGCCATATTTTATATCAATTTCCCATAGTTCGTTGATTTTGCTAACTGTCCGGTTACGAGCCAGACGGCGGATATGACGAATATGTCTATTACGCTGTGGTCTTAAAATATCAAGTTCTTTACAGAGCCGGTATACCTTTTTCTTGTTGATGATTAACTTGTATTCTTGCGTCAGGCACTTGGCAAGTTTACGATAACCATAAACACTTTCTTCGCCCGAGATTAGTTCGAGCAGCCACTCCTTAATTTGTTCATCGCATATCCGTTCTCCCAATTCATTATACGAATAACCAGGGACTGGCCGGCCGCCGCGTGTTACTTTTGGTGCCGTTTGTGTTTTTGTTTCTGTATGTTCTAATGATTGCTGATGTTTTCGCCGCTCGTAATAAGTTGATGCGTTAATGCCGATAATGCGCAGCACTTGGGCCACAGGATATCCCCGGCTTATCCACTTATCGGCCACGGCTATTTTGTCCGATAGCCGGGGTTGGTCTTTTTTAAAAGATCACGTAATATTGCAATTTCGAGATCTTTATCGCCCAAAATGCGTTTAAGCCGTTCGTTTTCAGTCTCAAGTTGCCTAAATTCTTGAGGAGTCGGAACATACGAGCTGGTTTTCTTGGCGCTAGGATCCGTGTTTTCCCAGTCTTTGTGTTTGGCCCGATTTAACCAGTTATAAACAGTTTTAGGGCTAATTTCATGTTTTCTGGCAACTTGGGCTACATCAGCACCTTGTTTGATTTCTTCAATTACCATTTCTTTGAATTCTTTAGTATACCGAGTCGATCTCATGTCTCGTCTCTCCCCTCATGTTTTCATTTTATCCTATTTTGAGACGAGACTCCAATTGGATTAGGGGGCTAAATAGATACCGTCAATACTTTGGCATCAGGCAAAGCAGCAGACAGACGTTCAAGAAAGTAGTGATAAATTTTCATTCTTTCCGACCTATGTTGCAGTTTAGGATTGGGATAATTACGCTTTCCCCGCGGATTAAATAGTTCTGCACCATGCAACTCTTCGGATTGGGGGAAGCCAAAAATCTGTTTTAATTCTCGGCGAAGTTTTACCATACCAATCAAGTTTTCCTGCCATTTATCCATAGGCAAAATTATGCCTGCTAAGGCATAATAACTACAGCCGGTCTGGCCAGCAGCCTTATTATACGCACCTATATCCCCAGACTCATCGACATACAAAAGATAATACCTCATGATACCACTGCCTTTCTATGAAGATTGGCCCTTAAATAAATCCGCAATACTATAATTCACGCTGGTTGCGGCAAAGTCTGGCTCACTCCGGAACGGGCACTTGATATACTGCGGCTGGCCGACGCTTTCCCCTACTTCGACAATAGCCAGAAAATAATCGTCCGGCTTATTGAGCGCCGTGAGGATCTCGTTTTTGGTCACGGTCACCGTCGTTGCCCCCGGTGCCCGCCCTTTGACCTCGATAAACCGCAGTTTCCCCGTGCCGGGAATGCGGGACTCGATATCATAGCCGCACCGCTCACTGCTCACGTCCCGCGGCTCGTAGCCGAGGCTGCGTTCATAGGCCATCACGGCGTCCATCGCCTTGCGCTCGCTGCCCTGAGTATCATGAGCAAACAGCGGCGGCCTGCTGCCTGTCAACCGGTCGATTAGACCTTGCGGCACGACCAGCGCGCCGCCGATGACCATCGGCGGCAGCGGCGAAAGGTTGCGCTCCTCATTCAGCTCGTCCAGCCGCCGCTTTAAGCGGGCCTCCAATTCGTCGGCCCGCTGGCGCGCCTTGGCCGAGTTGATTTTAGCGTTGACTTTGCCCGCCTGCTCGGCCAGCTTGAGTTCTTCCGCCCGCAGGTCCCAGTAGTTAATTTCCTTGGTTAGGCGGTCCTTGACCGCCGCCATGGTCTTGGCAATCAGTTCTTCCTTGCGGCGCTTCACGGCAGCAAAGTGCCCCGGCACCATGGTGGTAATCGCGTAAGTCATGGCCTGCGCTTCCAAATCGGCCTGCAGCCAGTTTTTGTTAATATATTGAAGGATTAGTTCTTTCTCGCTACCTTCTGCCGGGCGGTAGTCAAGGTACGGAGCGTACCCGGCCGCGCGGGCGCTGCCGTCGACGCTTATTTCTACAAATTGGACCTGGCGGGAAACAATCCGGCGGCTGCCGTCTTTGGTCGTCCGCCCGTCCTGGACGGCGTGCTCGAGGTAGACCAGGGCCCGCACCGTGTCACTGCCATCGTTCGGGTCGATTAAAATGGCGCCACGCTTTAATAAATCCCGGTTGCGCTCAAGGATCAGGTCGATCGTGGCATCAAGCAAAGGGTGCCCAGGGCAGATAAAAGCAGCCTGTGGTTTACCCTGGACATAGATAAGGTCTTTTTCAAAACATACCCGTTCATAGCGGGTCATTACCGGCTCTCTTGTCCCGATCTGCCGGTCGCGGGCGCGAATGACGGCCGGGACATGGGTGATTTCATACCGGCCCGGTTCGCGTTCGCGCAAAACGCCGCCAAACAGTTTAAAGGCTTCCTTGAAAAACGCGGCAATAAAATGGGGCTGGAGGCGGCGAGCTTCGAGCCGCTCCATTTCTTCGCGGATCTTCATGACTTTGTGGACGTCCATCACGTCGTGCGACAAGGCCCGCTCTTCCAGCAGATTGACCAACGCGTCCCTGTCCAGCGCCTGATCGACGGCCTGATAAAGTCTCATCTTTACTTCCGGCCGGTCGCCGTAGCGAATGGCCTCGATCAACAGATCGCGCAGCGGCCGGTTGTCAAAAGTGATTTTCCCCAGCACGTCAAAGACCTTGCCGCCGAGGGCCTCCCGCTCCTCTTCCAGCTTTTTGAGCAAGCGAAAATAAACTTCCCCCTCGCGGGTGTCGACGGCTACCATATTCCACAGGTGGCAGACCTCGGTCTGGCCGATACGGTGAATGCGGCCAAACCGCTGTTCCAGCCGGTTGGGGTTCCACGGCAAATCATAGTTGATCATAAGGTTGGCGCGCTGCAGGTTGATGCCCTCACCGGCGGCATCGGTGGCGATCAGGATATGGACGTGTTTATCA
Above is a window of Thermosinus carboxydivorans Nor1 DNA encoding:
- a CDS encoding IS3 family transposase produces the protein MAQVLRIIGINASTYYERRKHQQSLEHTETKTQTAPKVTRGGRPVPGYSYNELGERICDEQIKEWLLELISGEESVYGYRKLAKCLTQEYKLIINKKKVYRLCKELDILRPQRNRHIRHIRRLARNRTVSKINELWEIDIKYGYIAGEDRFFFVMCVIDIYDRMIIDYYIGLTCEGVHAASLLKRALFRRKLLQTDVRPVVRTDNGPQFTCHAFEEACAALSIEHERIPPKTPNMNAHIEAFHRLLEDECLSRHEFESYQEAVKVVAEYIDFYTNRRLHSSLRYMSPARFNGLVAATGESLFTVKV
- a CDS encoding ISLre2 family transposase; its protein translation is MSVIIRYIKEIILSKLEEDEKEFERLLYEMDFQNFERLLQNKLHDVGRTIIKAVLEKMDQLIKQDKTLRPGWVVCRKDDVKEVVTCFGTVSYARTYYRHKETGQYAYLVDEQAGYAPHMRLDPTVKAKLIEHAAEMSYRKSAEKVGAACGGVALSGQTVLRAVREFKEPEMPVQERKAVPRLYIEADEDHVACQHGRALESRLVYIHEGWEEKDGRRSLKNPVYLSGMDKEADEFWEKVWDEVNKRYDLDRIEKIYVIGDGAAWIKCAQLVFPKAEFISDKFHLMKYIRRALGGNKELNKTLMGALRFGNFEKAQEVIEKLLKRAPTASRKQAIIQSWSYIRSNWEGITRTYSHKEIKCSAEGHISHVLSARMSSRPMGWSREGAKHMAYIRVCQANGQSVAEEYLRQQQVNYKIEIMTTSPAETVEVERQKKTKATCETHDNIPVLKGPKNFLYKALRELSLAYA
- a CDS encoding transposase, producing MRSTRYTKEFKEMVIEEIKQGADVAQVARKHEISPKTVYNWLNRAKHKDWENTDPSAKKTSSYVPTPQEFRQLETENERLKRILGDKDLEIAILRDLLKKTNPGYRTK
- a CDS encoding DUF3800 domain-containing protein — translated: MKQEKWYDTAWRCLLERFQTYMLKQDANAYGMVITDEGNEIHLRKIQRRLRQYNPTSSKFGEWYNNRLDRIIEDPFERQSHHSFLIQAADMIVHALYRQENPKGSYKKFNADRLFLHIKPMTIKEAAADDPLQMGIKRI
- a CDS encoding DUF3800 domain-containing protein yields the protein MYVDESGDIGAYNKAAGQTGCSYYALAGIILPMDKWQENLIGMVKLRRELKQIFGFPQSEELHGAELFNPRGKRNYPNPKLQHRSERMKIYHYFLERLSAALPDAKVLTVSI
- a CDS encoding helicase-related protein, with the protein product MARLEELTRGAKVKGLLPDGLATVVDVKWYGTAVVELTYKDPAGRPHSELIYRDRESSLEIAENGLPWSFDGDGGLLKLVSEAYRIRLAYLFDPQMAVHTSLVEPLPHQITAVYGELLTRQPLRFLLADDPGAGKTIMTGLFIKELMVRGDLSRCLIVSPGNLADQWQDEMYSRFQLPFEILTNDRIEASRTGNIFNEIPMCIARLDKLARDENLQVKLGETEWDLIVVDEAHKMSASFFGGEVKFTKRYRLGQLLGRIARHFLLLTATPHNGKEEDFQLFMALLDADRFEGRFRDGVHTVDVSDLMRRMVKEELLKFDGTPLFPERMAYTVNYTLSDAEADLYSEVTGYVRDEFNRAEALASDSRKGTVGFALTILQRRLASSPEAIYQSLRRRRERLEKRLREEKILRRGHQLRQERERLISLSAEDLADLEDAPGAEVEEIEEMVVDQATAAQTIAELEAEIDKLRYLEKRAKELRASGADRKWDELSKLLQNETAMFDAGGMRRKLVIFTEHRDTLNYLAEKIRSLLGRDDAVATIQGGMGREERKRVQELFTHDKHVHILIATDAAGEGINLQRANLMINYDLPWNPNRLEQRFGRIHRIGQTEVCHLWNMVAVDTREGEVYFRLLKKLEEEREALGGKVFDVLGKITFDNRPLRDLLIEAIRYGDRPEVKMRLYQAVDQALDRDALVNLLEERALSHDVMDVHKVMKIREEMERLEARRLQPHFIAAFFKEAFKLFGGVLREREPGRYEITHVPAVIRARDRQIGTREPVMTRYERVCFEKDLIYVQGKPQAAFICPGHPLLDATIDLILERNRDLLKRGAILIDPNDGSDTVRALVYLEHAVQDGRTTKDGSRRIVSRQVQFVEISVDGSARAAGYAPYLDYRPAEGSEKELILQYINKNWLQADLEAQAMTYAITTMVPGHFAAVKRRKEELIAKTMAAVKDRLTKEINYWDLRAEELKLAEQAGKVNAKINSAKARQRADELEARLKRRLDELNEERNLSPLPPMVIGGALVVPQGLIDRLTGSRPPLFAHDTQGSERKAMDAVMAYERSLGYEPRDVSSERCGYDIESRIPGTGKLRFIEVKGRAPGATTVTVTKNEILTALNKPDDYFLAIVEVGESVGQPQYIKCPFRSEPDFAATSVNYSIADLFKGQSS
- a CDS encoding DUF1156 domain-containing protein gives rise to the protein MSYKKKLIEVALPLDAINQASAREKSIRHGHPSTLHLWWSRKPLATCRAVLFATLVDDPSSHPDRFPTEADQEKERKRLFGIIEELVKWENTNNEEVLAKARKEIMKATNNNPPPVYDPFCGGGSIPLEAQRLGLAAYASDLNPVAVLITKALIEIPPRFAGRAPVNPEARRQIGAGQGWQGAAGLAADVRYYGEWMRREAAKRIGHLYPKVKLPPEHGGGEATVIAWLWARTVRCPNPACGWEMPLASKFWLSTKKGKEAWVEPVVDGAVKQVRFVVKTGKGKPPEGTVSRRGAKCICCGTPVAFDYIRGEGQAGRMGVRLMAIVAEGRNGRVYVGPDEEHVQTALAARPQNVPDTDLPEKALGFRVQQYGMTKHKDLFTPRQLVALTTFSDLVAAAREQVYQDAVAAGMADDGTRLNDGGAGAAAYADAVATYLALAVDKGADYWSSMCSWHTSGEKMRNTFGRQAIPMVWDYAECCPFSTSTGNWTACVDWVWKVIHQLGSRILGKVYQLDATEPNFGFSAIISTDPPYYDNIGYADLSDFFYVWLRRALHGIYPDIFSTVLVPKAPELVATPYRFGGDKDKAKAFFEHGLGAAFATMRQMAHPDYPLTVYYAFKQADTEAGDEGAETHGSTASTGWETMLEGLLKAGFVITGTWPMRSELSNRPVANGTNALASSIVLVCRPRPNDAPLATRREFLSALRRELPQALHELQQGSIAPVDMAQCAIGPGMAIFSRYKRVLEADGQPMPVRTALALINQELDAYLAAQEGAMDEDTRFCAAWFEQFGLGEAPFGEADVLARAKNTAVDRLVSDGILAAAKGKVRLIKRDELADFSPEHDSRLTVWRSAQQLVKALLEGGEDAAARLALRLGGERAEQAKALAYRLYTICERRGWTDEALAYNTLVVSWPAIQQKMVEFAARPAVQVELSL